Proteins co-encoded in one Synechococcales cyanobacterium T60_A2020_003 genomic window:
- a CDS encoding response regulator transcription factor, protein MTQPRILVVEDEEKLARFVELELTYEGYQVTVANDGLTGLTTARDINPDLVILDWLMPGLTGLEVCRRLRATGNKVPVILLTAKDDVSDRVAGLDAGADDYVVKPFSIEELLARVRAHLRRSSDEESGDVLRFDDLMLNRKTRDVKRGDRSIELTAKEFDLLEYLMANPRQVLTRDRILEKVWGYDFMGDSNIIEVYVRYLRLKLEAEDEKRLIQTVRGVGYVLKD, encoded by the coding sequence ATGACACAACCCCGTATCCTAGTCGTTGAAGACGAAGAAAAATTAGCTCGGTTTGTAGAACTGGAACTAACCTACGAGGGCTACCAAGTTACGGTGGCAAACGATGGCCTCACCGGACTCACCACCGCCCGCGACATCAATCCCGACCTCGTGATTCTCGATTGGCTCATGCCGGGATTAACCGGACTAGAGGTATGCCGCCGACTGCGGGCAACTGGCAACAAGGTTCCAGTGATTCTCCTGACTGCAAAGGATGACGTCAGCGATCGCGTAGCTGGCCTAGATGCCGGAGCCGATGACTATGTGGTGAAGCCCTTCAGCATTGAGGAACTGTTAGCACGAGTCCGTGCCCATCTGCGGCGGAGCAGCGACGAGGAAAGTGGCGATGTCCTCCGGTTTGATGACCTCATGCTGAACCGCAAAACCCGCGATGTCAAACGGGGCGATCGCTCCATCGAACTCACTGCCAAAGAGTTTGATTTGTTAGAATATTTAATGGCGAATCCTCGTCAGGTCTTAACGCGCGATCGCATCCTCGAAAAGGTCTGGGGGTACGATTTTATGGGCGATTCCAACATTATTGAGGTCTACGTCCGTTACTTACGATTGAAACTAGAAGCCGAGGATGAGAAACGCCTGATCCAAACGGTGCGCGGTGTGGGCTATGTGCTGAAGGATTAG